Proteins from a genomic interval of Paenibacillus sp. RC334:
- a CDS encoding stage VI sporulation protein F translates to MSYQQYGISPQLVERIKLKMKNRALKERVKQQIEGVTKADLQNKAKVRQLVKSTSAILNERLTAAQEEQLTAFVLAQKIDPSNTFHLIKLWGMFR, encoded by the coding sequence TTGAGCTATCAGCAATATGGAATCAGTCCGCAACTGGTGGAGCGGATTAAGTTGAAAATGAAAAATCGTGCACTCAAGGAGCGAGTTAAGCAGCAGATCGAAGGTGTGACCAAGGCGGACCTGCAAAACAAAGCCAAGGTACGTCAACTTGTGAAGTCCACTTCCGCTATTCTGAACGAGCGGCTGACGGCTGCACAGGAAGAGCAACTGACGGCCTTCGTACTGGCCCAAAAAATCGATCCATCTAATACGTTCCATCTGATTAAGCTGTGGGGGATGTTTCGTTAA